A region from the Lolium perenne isolate Kyuss_39 chromosome 4, Kyuss_2.0, whole genome shotgun sequence genome encodes:
- the LOC127347956 gene encoding BTB/POZ and MATH domain-containing protein 4-like, whose translation MPSPTWALTAAITGEHRGGHLFNIVGYSRAKDIPTGSALLSVPFMVGGYRWVMFVCPNGQTPEVADFISVSFALMQDVAHPVKVCAEFSFIDQVLTQDIRHVGTRQIVDIPGRSTCMGVSRFIAREEFEKSEHLKFDSFTIRLDLIVIE comes from the coding sequence ATGCCGTCGCCGACTTGGGCATTAACCGCTGCCATCACCGGCGAGCACAGGGGCGGCCACCTGTTCAATATCGTCGGCTACTCGCGCGCGAAAGACATACCTACCGGCTCGGCACTGTTGTCAGTCCCCTTCATGGTTGGAGGCTatcgctgggttatgtttgtctgCCCGAATGGTCAAACCCCGGAGGTAGCAGATTTCATATCTGTTTCGTTTGCTCTCATGCAGGATGTTGCGCACCCTGTGAAAGTGTGCGCTGAGTTCAGTTTCATCGACCAGGTTTTAACCCAAGATATTAGACATGTTGGCACAAGGCAAATAGTTGATATCCCTGGAAGAAGTACCTGTATGGGTGTCTCCAGGTTCATTGCAAGGGAGGAATTCGAAAAGTCCGAGCATCTCAAGTTCGACAGTTTCACCATCCGGTTGGACCTCATCGTCATCGAGTAA